Proteins from one Deltaproteobacteria bacterium genomic window:
- a CDS encoding BMC domain-containing protein gives MALNIQFITHPGPGVIDILMTRMGSAGKKTLDILSFSAVGLVQGRLVDMIAAADIAEKAAEVHVVDLKGSCPQHLTMIGIFGEIAAVKASLEAIQAQDGLG, from the coding sequence ATGGCGTTGAATATCCAGTTTATTACCCACCCCGGTCCGGGGGTAATTGACATCCTCATGACCCGCATGGGTTCGGCCGGCAAGAAGACGCTGGACATCCTCAGCTTCAGTGCCGTGGGATTGGTCCAGGGGAGGCTGGTGGATATGATCGCCGCGGCCGACATTGCCGAAAAGGCCGCTGAGGTCCACGTGGTCGACCTCAAAGGAAGCTGTCCCCAGCACCTGACCATGATCGGGATATTCGGGGAGATTGCCGCCGTTAAGGCCAGTCTGGAGGCCATTCAAGCCCAGGACGGATTGGGATAA
- a CDS encoding BMC domain-containing protein: MAEQALGMVETKGLVGAIEAADAMVKAANVKMVGKEHVGGGLVTIFVRGDVGAVKAATDAGGAAAKRVGELLSVHVIPRPHGDIEFIIPKAEK, encoded by the coding sequence AACAAGCATTAGGTATGGTTGAAACTAAAGGATTGGTCGGAGCCATCGAGGCGGCCGACGCGATGGTCAAAGCGGCCAACGTCAAGATGGTCGGTAAAGAACATGTGGGCGGCGGTTTGGTGACCATATTTGTCCGGGGGGACGTGGGAGCGGTCAAAGCGGCCACCGATGCCGGCGGGGCCGCGGCCAAAAGGGTCGGAGAACTCCTGTCTGTGCATGTCATTCCCAGACCCCACGGCGATATCGAGTTCATTATTCCCAAGGCCGAGAAATAA